In one Triplophysa rosa linkage group LG13, Trosa_1v2, whole genome shotgun sequence genomic region, the following are encoded:
- the lyar gene encoding cell growth-regulating nucleolar protein: MVFFTCNVCGESLKKAQVEKHVLKCCGCQVLSCIDCGKDFWGEDYRYHNKCISEDQKYGGKDFQAKANKGDVKQQQWIQRIQEAMKRPDVDPKLHRVLDQVSSYENVPRKRAKFQNWMKNCLKIHSPPLIEQVWEIFSTAASSENNTQNKQTLGECSAENQTNPKVRSEETLKQNGHDTCAEKQMRKKRKRQTEENHQNTEEKRKKKHKKRNQEECDESLNTEGEEPVEQEVEAESNAKGKFNWKGTIKAVLRDAPDEGLAVKKMRKKVLAQYYSFTGSSNYRSEEELLALFNKKINNNPKFKVLKDKVRLVK; the protein is encoded by the exons ATGGTGTTCTTCACATGTAATGTCTGTGGAGAGTCACTGAAGAAGGCTCAAGTGGAGAAACACGTGCTGAAGTGTTGCGGATGTCAGGTTTTGTCCTGCATCGACTGTGGAAAAGATTTCTG GGGCGAAGATTACAGATACCACAACAAATGCATCAGTGAAGATCAGAAATACGGAGGAAAAGATTTCCAGGCGAAGGCGAATAAAGGCGACGTGAAGCAGCAGCAGTGGATTCAG aGAATCCAGGAGGCCATGAAACGACCCGACGTTGACCCCAAACTGCATCGTGTTCTGGATCAGGTCAGCTCGTATGAGAACGTGCCCAGGAAGAGAGCAAAGTTTCAG AACTGGATGAAGAACTGTTTGAAGATCCACAGCCCGCCTTTAATCGAGCAGGTCTGGGAGATCTTTTCAACGGCTGCCAGCAGC GAaaataacacacaaaataaGCAGACACTTGGTGAGTGTTCCGCTGAGAACCAAACAAATCCTAAAGTGAGATCAGAAGAGACCTTGAAGCAGAACGGACACGACACCTGTGCTGAGAAACAGATGAGAAAGAAGAGGAAACGACAGACCGAAGAAAACCATCAGAACACCGAAGAAAAGAGgaagaaaaaacacaagaaaagaaaTCAAGAGGAGTGTGATG agagtTTGAATACAGAAGGGGAGGAGCCAGTGGAGCAGGAGGTGGAGGCTGAATCAAATGCTAAAG GGAAGTTTAATTGGAAAGGAACGATAAAGGCTGTTCTGAGAGATGCTCCAGATGAAGGGCTCGCTGTcaaaaaaatgagaaagaag gtttTAGCTCAATACTATTCATTCACCGGAAGCTCCAACTACAGATCGGAGGAGGAACTTCTCGCTCTGTTCAACAAGAAAATCAACAACAACCCAAAGTTTAAAGTCCTCAAAGATAAAGTTAGACTTGTGAAGTAA
- the zbtb49 gene encoding zinc finger and BTB domain-containing protein 49, whose amino-acid sequence MDGLSSHSVYVLQQLQEQRIQGLLCDCMLVVKGVCFKAHKNVLAAFSAYFRSLFQNSPAHKNDVFHLSIQDVGGIGQILDYMYTSHLEINQDNVHTLMEIAHILQVSNILNTCHAFLKPCVTASDASFSLPADVSYDQDCVLRNSLSSEADLNKHLLIPADDPYKRAEPAPAPSNTLLEPDAASQPNRQPPHGYKLRNFYTKQYFKQSANQNAGSFGGADEQFNTSTANQSLPQNQTHTSSLVTDSAHPPEAPPTARILRPKKTVYLKKFNYLRSHVSVDEVEHCEDADARCDQQEAPPIQPAEVTSDPADPTEIVTSDPAEVSELKTTPAGETRDPDTERSEVNSNKYCCEVCGKTFKHPSNLELHTRSHTGEKPFQCNVCGKRFSQAGNLQTHLRRHTGEKPYICELCGKSFAAAGDVQRHILIHSGARPHLCDFCGRGFSNFSNLKEHKKTHSTENEFTCDQCGKSFNMQRKLFKHKVRHTGDKPYSCQTCGKCFAGSGDLQRHVRSHTGERPYVCDTCGKGFTRSAVLRRHRSTHCTPADAEQTLCADALRRPLQTPDAQCGTAGGLCSSGAMWGRAMKTLQSDTEMDQ is encoded by the exons atgGACGGTTTGAGCAGTCACAGTGTGTATGTGCTGCAGCAGCTGCAGGAACAGCGCATTCAGGGTTTACTGTGTGATTGCATGCTGGTGGTGAAGGGCGTCTGCTTTAAAGCACACAAGAACGTGCTGGCTGCCTTTAGCGCATACTTCAG ATCTCTGTTCCAGAACTCTCCAGCACACAAGAACGATGTTTTTCATCTGAGCATTCAAGATGTGGGCGGCATCGGTCAGATTCTGGATTACATGTACACTTCACACCTGGAGATCAACCAAGACAATGTTCACACACTGATGGAGATCGCACACATCCTgcag GTGTCTAACATCCTAAACACGTGTCACGCGTTTCTGAAGCCTTGTGTGACAGCGTCGGACGCGTCCTTCTCTCTGCCTGCTGATGTCTCTTACGACCAGGACTGTGTGTTGAGAAACTCTCTGTCCTCAGAAGCAGATCTCAACAAACATCTGCTCATCCCCGCCGACGACCCATACAAACGCGCAGAGCCCGCGCCGGCCCCGAGCAACACCTTGCTAGAGCCAGACGCCGCGTCCCAGCCAAACCGACAGCCGCCGCACGGCTACAAGCTCAGAAACTTCTACACTAAACAGTATTTCAAACAGAGCGCTAACCAGAACGCCGGGTCGTTTGGAGGAGCAGACGAGCAGTTTAACACGAGCACTGCTAACCAATCACTGCCTCAGAACCAAACACACACCTCCAGTCTCGTGACGGACTCCGCTCACCCGCCCGAGGCCCCTCCCACCGCTCGTATTCTACGCCCTAAAAAGACCGTGTACCTGAAGAAGTTTAACTACCTGCGCTCTCACGTCAGCGTGGATGAGGTGGAGCACTGTGAGGATGCTGATGCTCGATGTGACCAGCAGGAGGCGCCGCCGATCCAGCCCGCAGAGGTGACCTCTGACCCTGCTGACCCCACTGAGATCGTGACCTCTGACCCAGCAGAGGTGTCCGAGTTAAAGACGACACCTGCAGGAGAGACACGTGACCCTGACActgagaggtcagaggtcaacaGTAACAAATACTGCTGTGAGGTGTGTGGAAAGACCTTTAAACATCCCAGCAACCTTGAGCTGCACACACGCTCGCACACAG gaGAGAAGCCGTTTCAGTGTAACGTGTGCGGTAAAAGATTTTCACAG gcagGAAACCTTCAGACACATTTACGACGTCACACAGGAGAGAAACCCTACATCTGTGAGCTCTGTGGAAAAAG TTTTGCGGCGGCAGGTGATGTTCAGCGTCACATTCTGATTCATTCAGGAGCTCGACCGCACCTGTGTGACTTCTGTGGACGAG gcttCAGTAACTTCAGTAATCTAAAGGAACACAAGAAAACTCATAGCACAGAGAACGAATTCACCTGCGATCAGTGTGGAAAATCGTTCAACATGCAGCGGAAACTCTTTAAACACAAAGTGAGACACACTGGAGACAAACCGTACAGCTGCCAGACCTGCG ggaaGTGTTTTGCTGGGTCAGGTGATCTACAGCGTCACGTGCGCTCACACACAGGTGAACGGCCGTATGTATGCGACACTTGCGGGAAAGGTTTCACACGCAGCGCAGTTCTGCGCAGACACCGCAGCACCCACTGCACGCCTGCAGATGCTGAGCAGACGCTCTGTGCAGACGCGTTACGACGCCCCCTGCAGACACCTGACGCGCAGTGCGGGACCGCCGGAGGACTCTGCAGCAGCGGTGCGATGTGGGGGCGGGCCATGAAAACTCTGCAGAGTGACACGGAAATGGACCAATGA